CCGGCGCTCACCGACTTCGGCATCGCGTCGACGACGGGGGCCACCGGCGAGGCGTCGGGGATGTCGATCCCGTGGTCGCCTCCTGAGTCGTTCGCCGAGCCGCCGCAGAGCGGACCCCGCACGGATGTGTGGGCACTCGGGGCGACGCTGTACACACTGCTCGCCGGACGATCGCCGTTCGAGCGACCTGGAGAGCGCAACTCCAGCGCCGACCTCATCGAGCGCATCGAGCGCGCTGCGCTCCCCTCGCTGAAGCGGCCGGACTCCCCGGAGAGTCTGCAACGGCTGCTCGAGCGCTCGATGGCGAAGAACCCCGACGACCGTTTCCCGAGTGCGGTGGCGTTCGCGCGAGCGCTGCAGAAGGTGCAGATCGAGCTCTCGCATTCGGTGACGCCGATCGACATCGTCGACGACCACCCGCCCGCGGAAGACCTGGATGACGACGGCGACGGTCTCACCCGGGTGCGGGAGATCGTCAGCATCGATCCCGACATGGCGTCGTTCACCCGTCCGTCGGCGACGACGCAGCGGAAGGACCCTCCGGCCATGTTGCCGGGGATGCCGCGCTTCGACGCGCCGGTCGCCGAGGAGCCGTCCGTCGAGCAGACACAGCTGCGTGCGCCGACCCCGGCTCCCGCTGCTCCGATGGCGCCGGGCGCCGATGACCGGACCATCGCCCGCGCACCGATGGTGGTCGCACCCGATGCCGCCGTGCCGCCGCCGTCGGTTCCGGGCACTCCTGCCCCTGCCCCGGTCGCCGCCGAGCCTGCTCGCAGCCGCAAGGGCCTGTGGATCGCGCTCGCCGCAGCGGGCGTGGTGCTCGTGATCGGCGGGATCGTCGGCCTGAACCTCCTGGTCGCGGGAATCGCTCCCGAACCGCAAGAGACGGCGGAGGCCGTCGATCCGAAGGATGTCGGAACGGATGTCGTGCCGAAGGTGACCGAGCTCGCCGGCACGCGGCAGGGCGATCAGGTGGTCTTCACCTGGACGAACCCGAGCCCGCTCGACGGCGACTCGTACATCTGGACGCCGGTGGTCGTCTCCGGCGAGGTCGCTCCGCAGCAGACGCCGGACCCGACCGCGGCGGTCACCGCCGGTGCGGGCACCGTCTGCATCGACGTGATGCTGCGACGTGACGACGGTCGCGCGTCCGAGACCGTGCGGGGGTGCGTCGAGTGAGTGGCGAAGGCGGAGTGACCGTCGAGTTCGCGGGGGAGTACTTCCCCGTCCGGCCGGGCGGACGGTTCATCGTCGGGCGCGAGGGCGACCTCGAGCTGGATGACAACCTGTTCCTGCACCGCCACTTCCTGGA
This DNA window, taken from Microbacterium maritypicum, encodes the following:
- a CDS encoding serine/threonine-protein kinase — its product is MTRRPSPPPDLPGFTYVEPLGTGGFADVFLYEQEMPRRRVAVKVLLADRISSGAAQEFADEANVMAMLSTHPAIVTIYQAGVAGDGRPYLVMEYCPRPNLQLRARKDPFSVAEALRVGVQVAGAVETAHRAGVLHRDIKPANILVTEYNRPALTDFGIASTTGATGEASGMSIPWSPPESFAEPPQSGPRTDVWALGATLYTLLAGRSPFERPGERNSSADLIERIERAALPSLKRPDSPESLQRLLERSMAKNPDDRFPSAVAFARALQKVQIELSHSVTPIDIVDDHPPAEDLDDDGDGLTRVREIVSIDPDMASFTRPSATTQRKDPPAMLPGMPRFDAPVAEEPSVEQTQLRAPTPAPAAPMAPGADDRTIARAPMVVAPDAAVPPPSVPGTPAPAPVAAEPARSRKGLWIALAAAGVVLVIGGIVGLNLLVAGIAPEPQETAEAVDPKDVGTDVVPKVTELAGTRQGDQVVFTWTNPSPLDGDSYIWTPVVVSGEVAPQQTPDPTAAVTAGAGTVCIDVMLRRDDGRASETVRGCVE